DNA sequence from the bacterium genome:
TGCTTCCTGACACATCAATTTACTATTCAATATATAACTCTTTCCAAAGGCACTGGGCTGACAGAAAAAAATTTATTACTGCAGCTGCATCTGGAAATAAGCATTTTACCTTTACTGTTCTCGGAGACAGCAGAACCCATCTGAATGACTGGCATAGCTTATCGTCTGCTGTTTGCCCTTCGGATTTTTCAATATTTGTTGGCGACATAGTTTCAAAAGGGGGAAGTATCCAAAAATGGGATAACTGGTTTAATTACGGTAAAAAATATTTGAGCCAGAACCTCGTTTATCACACACCAGGAAATCATGAATATTACGGAGACCCTCATAATGATAATTATTTAAATCTGTTTACTTTTCCAGGAAATTCCGATAATGATGACTTTTATTATTCATTCCATTTCGGAAAAGTAATTTTTATCTGCCTGAACAGTGAAGATGCACAAGATTCAACTCAATACAAATGGCTCATAAGAACACTGGAAAACAATAAATCCGTAAAATGGAAATTTGTATGGTTCCACAGGCCTTTTTATACAAGCCCGTCTCACGAAGGTGAAATGGATAAATACTTCGGCACATGGTGGAAAGCATTTGATGATTACGGTGTGGATTTAATTTTCAACGGACATACTCACAACTATCAGAGGACAATTCCCATTAACCGGAATATCTCTTTTACAGAAGGTGTGGATTCCTATGGAAGTTTACCCTACCAGGGCAGATGCCAGATAGTTACCGGCGGTGCAGGCGCTCCCTTAGATAAAGCCGGCACAGGCTGGTTTATTGATACAAGCTACAGCGGATTGCACTATGTTCTCGTTGAGGTTTCAGGAGACACTCTTAATATAAAAGCTTTAACTCAGGATAATTCGGTAATTGATAAATTTTCTATTGTTAAGAAACATTAAGCAGGATATTATTGAATGACTCTCCGGTTTGTTTTAGTATTAAGCAGAAGGATTACCGGCATCTGCAAATCTCCGCCCGAAAATGCGATGTAGGGGGCTGTGTCAAAAGCCCTAACCCTGTCATTGCGAGCGTCTTTTTGCGAAGCAATCTCTTCAATTCGTGCTCAATTCCTGAGATTGCCATGTCGCTTTGCTCCTCGTAATGACTTCAAATCGACTTTTGATACAGCCCCTCAGCAGCCGGTATTTTTTTTGGGGGGGTGCCAGATTTTATGTAAAAACGCTTGATTAATTTGTATGATTTACATAGATTATATATGATTTATTAAATATCGTATGAAATAATCAGGAGGCTGTTATGTCTATTGCAACTGTCGGTGCGCGATATCAAATTGTAATTCCGGCAAAGGAAAGAAAACGTATCGGATTAAAACCTAATCAGAAAGTTAATGTAACAGCTGACCGGGATTGTATAATTGTCGAACCTATAGGTTCACAATCACTCCGCGGTATTACCCGGGAACTTAATGACGGAACTGATGCTGCAGCTTATATTAATAAATTAAGAAATGAATGGAATACGCGCCGATGAAAATCCCCGAAGGTCTGCAAAAACGGGACGGTGTAGTGATTGATACCACTGTCTTTATTTATCTGTTTGAAGATCATCCCCGATATGGCCTGATTGCCGAATATATTATTGAACAGATTGAAAATAATATTTTTAAAGCTGTAATAACACCTGTTACTGTTGCTGAAATTATTGTTAAGCCATTATCTCTTAACCGGCCGGATTTAGCCGACAGGTGCCGCAATGCACTGCACAGGTTTAAAAATATTACAATAGTTGATTTTTCATATAAAGCAGGTGAACTTGCAGGTGCTTTAAAAGCAGCGTATAATCTTCCTTTGCCGGATATGATTCAAGCGGCAATTTCCATGCAGTACTCATCACCTGCCCTGATTACAAATGATAAAGCCATGGCCCGTATTAAAGAAATTGATGTTTATCAATTAAATATGTTCATATAACCGCTGCAATTTTCTGAATTGTGCACGAATTCAGAAAATTGTTTCTTTGGGCAAGCCGGAATCACAATGGCAGGTTTGTGTATTTTGATGCAGCCGAGGCAGAAAACCCCGGCGAAGAAAAACCTCCTGAGAAGGCAATTCCGCAGCTACATTCCCATGAAGAGTTCTCTAATAAATTCCAACAAACTTTTAATAAACATTTAATTATTATCTAAAAGCGTGAACAGCAGCGGAACACTTGTACCTCTGCCTTTTTTCAGATTTGCCATTCCGATTTGTGAAAAGTTGTTAAAATCTCTGGCAACAGGCCTTTCTGATGCCAATTCCTCTTCTGATAACTTCACAGCACCTGCTTGCGGAAAAGAAACAGTAACCTTGTTTGATAAAGTATTATAAGAGATATTCCGTCCTCTGATCATCTCTTCAAAATACTGAGTCCCTGTCAGTACTGCGCTGCTGCGAACCGGTATAATTCTGATTGTGATTGTCTGGCTTACCGATTCCTGCGAAAATAAATTTCCCCTTGCACCAAGCAATGTTAAAATTATCAGACA
Encoded proteins:
- a CDS encoding metallophosphoesterase gives rise to the protein MRKTAAIFIFLSIACSLNARTDAPGDTLGQIHFGSKNSPLKGLTITWRSPGQTDSIKWGYTETFGKGTFCGKVNSHYHLNLFSYTFPDLLPDTSIYYSIYNSFQRHWADRKKFITAAASGNKHFTFTVLGDSRTHLNDWHSLSSAVCPSDFSIFVGDIVSKGGSIQKWDNWFNYGKKYLSQNLVYHTPGNHEYYGDPHNDNYLNLFTFPGNSDNDDFYYSFHFGKVIFICLNSEDAQDSTQYKWLIRTLENNKSVKWKFVWFHRPFYTSPSHEGEMDKYFGTWWKAFDDYGVDLIFNGHTHNYQRTIPINRNISFTEGVDSYGSLPYQGRCQIVTGGAGAPLDKAGTGWFIDTSYSGLHYVLVEVSGDTLNIKALTQDNSVIDKFSIVKKH
- a CDS encoding AbrB/MazE/SpoVT family DNA-binding domain-containing protein — protein: MSIATVGARYQIVIPAKERKRIGLKPNQKVNVTADRDCIIVEPIGSQSLRGITRELNDGTDAAAYINKLRNEWNTRR
- a CDS encoding PIN domain-containing protein, with protein sequence MKIPEGLQKRDGVVIDTTVFIYLFEDHPRYGLIAEYIIEQIENNIFKAVITPVTVAEIIVKPLSLNRPDLADRCRNALHRFKNITIVDFSYKAGELAGALKAAYNLPLPDMIQAAISMQYSSPALITNDKAMARIKEIDVYQLNMFI